In one Nothobranchius furzeri strain GRZ-AD unplaced genomic scaffold, NfurGRZ-RIMD1 Scf020, whole genome shotgun sequence genomic region, the following are encoded:
- the LOC107395551 gene encoding uncharacterized protein has protein sequence MSVPSSSAVLLLFLVGLTTAGLELDRQPRAVHPSACQEHINLHRRLDAVEKKVEDTVEKLDVQLAALVDAIETSEWRPLLDTTGQTNVDILEDPEQREQS, from the exons ATGTctgtgccttccagctcagccgtcctcctcctctttctAGTTGGCCTCACTACAGCAG GGTTGGAATTGGACCGACAACCTCGAGCGGTGCATCCGAGTGCCTGTCAGGAGCACATAAACCTTCACAGACGTTTGGACGCTGTAGAGAAG AAAGTGGAGGACACAGTCGAGAAATTGGACGTTCAGCTGGCTGCTCTTGTGGACGCTATTGAGACATCGGAGTGGCGCCCTCTGTTGGACACCACAGGACAGACTAACGTGGACATCCTAGAGGATCCAGAGCAGAGAGAACAGTCTTGA
- the LOC129154517 gene encoding uncharacterized protein, translating into MEQGETKKEESSQMLSCLGIEANIDEEEFNNIQISVMESSDDTWSPHREPEVDSSSEEDETIEMDSGTDDSGDEDYTPYIHIRTGAALQKTLQLETLQEINIEDTVHDCNIPEATDQRLTSKKGLPRRYKLRPEDPRRYGLLSGVPAPSTEELLQHLRTCGDGKLCHRHRCWGRQEKTQNLLYFCFLCFFFLKIKIYFGEIRTNNFKIYVKCWR; encoded by the exons atggaacaaggtgaaactaaaaaagaagaatcttcacaaat gttatcttgtctgggaattgaagcaaacattgacgaggaagagttcaacaatattcaaatctctgt GATGgagtcatcagatgacacatggtcaccacacagagaaccagaagttgattcgtcttcagaggaggacgaaaccatcgagatggacagcggtactgatgacagcggtgatgaggactacacaccttatatacacataag gactggagcagcattacaaaaaacattacaacttgagactctgcaagaaattaacatagaggatacagttcatgactgtaatatcccagaagcaactgaccaacgtttgacaagcaagaaaggtcttcctcgacgctacaagctaaggcctgaggatccaaggcgttacggtttgctgtccggagttcctgcaccatcaacagaggaacttctacaacacctaaggacttgcggtgatg gtaaactttgccacagacataggtgttgggggaggcaagagaaaacccaaaaccttctttatttttgtttcctgtgttttttttttttgaaaataaagatatattttggggaaataaggactaataatttcaaaatttatgtaaaatgttggaggtag